A genomic segment from Nicotiana sylvestris chromosome 1, ASM39365v2, whole genome shotgun sequence encodes:
- the LOC104221806 gene encoding uncharacterized protein: MKPYAIALILFGSNIALFFLMIWLCNLFRKITSHQITAGSSPPPPPHLQVNRDAEKGGITRKNTTGAVVITSTYSSNGGGGGGGGISSSSWGGGGGCGGGGGGCGGGGGGC; encoded by the coding sequence ATGAAACCATATGCTATTGCTCTCATACTCTTTGGCTCTAATATagctttattttttcttatgatTTGGCTTTGCAACTTATTCAGAAAGATAACAAGCCACCAGATAACTGCTGGTTCTtcgcctcctcctcctcctcatttACAAGTGAACCGTGATGCTGAAAAGGGTGGAATTACACGCAAGAACACAACAGGAGCTGTTGTTATCACTAGTACTTACAGTAGTaatggtggtggtggtggcggTGGAGGGATTAGCAGCAGCAGTTGGGGTGGAGGTGGTGGCTGTGGCGGTGGAGGTGGTGGTTGTGGTGGCGGTGGTGGTGGATGTTGA